Proteins encoded in a region of the Candidatus Polarisedimenticolia bacterium genome:
- a CDS encoding DEAD/DEAH box helicase: MPFSRLNLNPELLKSVHELGFKNPTTIQEQAIPPALSGRDLLACASTGSGKTAAFLLPILQRLAPRPRGVTRALILTPTRELAAQVHEDLEELATHTPVTGAAVFGGVGMGPQEHALRSGVDVIVATPGRLLDHLRHPYARLAGLEVLVLDEADRMLDMGFLPDVRRILQRLPRKRQTLFFSATMPREIVSLSREMLHNPATINLERKAAPAAGIRQAVYPVRRDLKPALLAELLERNVVSDAIVFTRTKHRANQLAQYLERRGIETGRIHGNRSQSQRTAALAGFKAGKHRVLVATDIVARGIDVEQLGHVINFDVPETPDAYIHRVGRTARAEATGDAFTFIAPEEEVDLRAIERALGAPLLRVTLPEFDYEKKSEGRLEASRRPTQGAQRASRGGGRSGGGHRRDGSHSHRAGGGSGSGRHHGGGQGSSSGRHHEGGQASSSARRHGGGQASSGGHRSRSRSGRDSRMQAILDRHAPMGEGDAQRPASRRRRRRR, encoded by the coding sequence ATGCCCTTTTCGCGCCTGAATCTGAATCCCGAGCTCCTGAAGAGTGTCCATGAGCTCGGTTTCAAGAATCCGACGACGATCCAGGAGCAGGCCATCCCGCCGGCCCTCTCAGGCCGCGACCTGCTGGCCTGTGCTTCGACGGGCAGCGGCAAGACCGCCGCTTTCCTTCTCCCGATCCTCCAGCGGCTCGCGCCCCGGCCTCGCGGGGTGACGCGCGCGCTCATCCTGACTCCGACGCGCGAGCTTGCCGCCCAGGTGCACGAGGACCTGGAGGAGCTGGCGACGCACACGCCGGTCACCGGCGCCGCCGTCTTCGGCGGCGTCGGCATGGGGCCGCAGGAGCACGCCCTGCGCAGCGGCGTGGACGTGATCGTCGCGACGCCGGGCCGGCTGCTCGATCACCTGCGCCATCCCTATGCCCGGCTGGCGGGCCTCGAAGTGCTGGTCCTCGACGAGGCCGATCGCATGCTCGACATGGGGTTCCTGCCGGATGTACGCAGGATCCTTCAACGCTTGCCGCGGAAGCGGCAGACGTTGTTCTTCAGCGCCACGATGCCCCGCGAGATCGTCTCGCTCTCCCGGGAGATGCTGCACAATCCCGCGACCATCAACCTGGAGCGCAAGGCGGCCCCCGCCGCCGGCATCCGCCAGGCCGTCTATCCCGTGCGGCGCGATCTGAAGCCGGCGCTGCTGGCCGAGCTGCTCGAGCGCAACGTCGTCAGCGACGCGATCGTGTTCACGCGCACCAAGCACCGCGCCAACCAGCTGGCGCAGTACCTCGAGCGCCGCGGCATCGAGACCGGGCGCATCCACGGCAACCGCAGCCAGAGCCAGCGCACCGCGGCCCTGGCAGGATTCAAGGCGGGCAAGCACCGGGTGCTCGTGGCGACCGACATCGTCGCGCGCGGCATCGACGTGGAGCAGCTCGGGCACGTGATCAACTTCGACGTCCCGGAGACACCCGACGCCTACATCCACCGGGTCGGACGCACGGCGCGTGCCGAGGCGACCGGCGATGCTTTCACCTTCATCGCGCCGGAGGAGGAGGTGGACCTGCGCGCCATCGAGCGCGCTCTCGGCGCGCCTCTCCTGCGCGTCACGCTGCCGGAATTCGATTATGAGAAGAAGAGCGAGGGGCGCCTCGAAGCCTCGCGGCGCCCGACCCAGGGGGCGCAGCGCGCTTCCCGGGGCGGCGGGCGCTCTGGAGGGGGCCATCGCCGCGATGGGAGCCATTCTCATCGCGCGGGAGGCGGCTCCGGCTCGGGGCGCCATCATGGCGGAGGGCAGGGCTCAAGCTCGGGTCGTCATCATGAGGGAGGTCAGGCGTCGAGCTCGGCACGTCGTCACGGAGGAGGCCAGGCCTCGAGCGGAGGACACCGGAGCAGGAGCCGATCGGGCCGCGACTCCCGGATGCAGGCCATTCTCGACCGGCATGCCCCGATGGGAGAAGGAGACGCGCAAAGGCCGGCTTCGCGTCGCCGGCGTCGTCGACGCTAG
- a CDS encoding MbnH family di-heme enzyme has product GNGTYACASCHRQALAFTDGRARAVGSTGELHPRGAMSLANAAYDATLTWADPDMTRLEEQMLTPMYGRHPVELGLAGEEEALKRIEAKPDYARSFAAAFPGEPGPVNMLNVRRAIASFERTLVSGDAPYDRLVYRGEPALSESALRGMRLFFSDKLKCSRCHGGFTFSGPVAFVGLEPLAPTFHNTGLYNLGGVGLYPEDNTGIFQHTKKDEDMGRFRAPTLRNVEVTAPYMHDGSIATLEEVLAHYAAGGRTIVGGPNAGVGRDNPHKSDLIGGFELDEEQRADLIEFLKSLTDRSFLTESRFADPGPL; this is encoded by the coding sequence GGCAACGGCACCTACGCATGCGCCAGCTGCCATCGGCAGGCACTCGCCTTCACGGACGGCCGCGCGCGGGCGGTCGGGTCGACGGGCGAGCTCCATCCGCGCGGCGCCATGAGCCTCGCCAACGCCGCTTACGACGCCACCCTGACCTGGGCCGATCCCGACATGACACGCCTGGAAGAGCAGATGCTGACTCCGATGTATGGCCGGCATCCGGTGGAGCTGGGTCTTGCGGGAGAAGAGGAAGCCCTGAAGCGGATCGAAGCGAAACCCGACTATGCGCGGAGCTTCGCGGCGGCTTTTCCCGGGGAACCCGGTCCGGTGAACATGTTGAACGTGCGCCGGGCCATCGCCTCGTTCGAGAGGACCCTCGTCTCGGGGGACGCACCCTACGACCGGCTCGTCTATCGTGGAGAGCCTGCCCTCTCCGAATCGGCCCTGCGCGGGATGAGGCTGTTCTTCTCCGATAAGCTGAAATGCTCCCGCTGCCACGGAGGCTTCACCTTCTCGGGTCCGGTCGCCTTTGTCGGGCTGGAGCCGCTGGCTCCCACGTTCCACAACACCGGTCTCTACAACCTTGGCGGCGTGGGCCTCTACCCCGAGGACAACACCGGAATCTTCCAGCACACGAAAAAGGACGAGGACATGGGAAGGTTCCGCGCCCCGACGCTGCGCAACGTGGAGGTGACGGCCCCTTACATGCACGACGGCAGCATCGCCACGCTGGAGGAAGTGCTGGCGCATTACGCGGCCGGGGGAAGGACGATCGTCGGCGGACCGAACGCCGGCGTGGGCCGGGACAACCCTCACAAGAGCGACCTCATCGGGGGATTCGAGCTGGATGAGGAGCAGCGAGCCGATCTGATCGAATTCCTGAAGAGCCTGACCGATCGGTCCTTCCTGACCGAATCCCGCTTTGCCGATCCCGGCCCTCTCTAG
- a CDS encoding HAD-IIIC family phosphatase: MNEAEQIADLRRRVDESLESHPHEAAAYLDRLWQSHPGPQTAHYILSCFRSLQLPLEPVRLAVLRSFTVEPVLPLLRAGACVSGIDLQIHVGAFNAYAQEILDPESSLYAFRPDLVILAAHTRDLAPDLWSGYPASTAGRFHAEAARLEEHFDNLIRAFRKTSKAHLVIHNLEIPTFLDAGLVDAQSEDGQGSILRRANQSLQALSRIHEGVYVLDYEGLVSRHGKDAWKDEQKWAAVRLPISAGQLVHLAEAWRSFLLPLAGKTAKCAVVDLDNTMWGGVIGEDGMTGIQLGSEGAGAPYLAFQKALLSLYRRGILLAVCSKNNEADALEALTKHEGMAIRPDQFAAMRLNWRPKSENLKEIADELGIGLDSLCLIDDNPVERQQVRSALPELKVLELPEQPWSRVAALMDYPAFQRVRLTAEDAERGKLYAARRESRQLESGVATREDFYRSLEQVATIRRLDADTLARVGQLINKTNQFNLTTRRYSEQEIADLALRPGYRILSIQVADRFADNGIVGVGILHCVGPVCEIDTFLLSCRVINRTVETAFLSHLMNLARTEGARHMQGWFIPTKKNPPAARFYAEHGFEEVEKEGDRTLWRFDLERSDVKLPEWFQLKIVGEPANV, translated from the coding sequence GTGAATGAAGCCGAACAAATAGCCGACCTGCGCCGGCGGGTGGATGAGTCGCTCGAAAGCCACCCGCACGAGGCCGCCGCATACCTGGACAGGCTTTGGCAGTCCCATCCGGGTCCTCAGACAGCCCATTACATCCTTTCCTGCTTCCGCTCGCTCCAGCTTCCCCTGGAGCCGGTGAGGCTTGCCGTCCTCCGCTCCTTCACGGTCGAGCCGGTTCTACCGCTGCTGCGCGCCGGAGCCTGCGTGTCCGGCATCGATCTACAGATTCACGTCGGGGCATTCAACGCCTACGCACAGGAGATCCTCGACCCCGAAAGCTCCTTGTACGCATTTCGGCCGGACCTTGTCATTCTTGCCGCCCACACCCGGGATCTTGCCCCGGACCTGTGGTCCGGCTACCCGGCGTCGACGGCCGGGCGCTTCCACGCCGAGGCGGCCCGCCTCGAAGAGCATTTCGACAATCTCATCCGCGCCTTCCGCAAGACGAGCAAAGCGCATCTGGTCATTCACAACCTGGAAATTCCTACGTTCCTGGACGCCGGCCTGGTCGATGCCCAGAGCGAGGATGGCCAGGGCTCGATACTCCGGCGCGCCAACCAGTCTCTTCAGGCGCTGTCACGGATCCATGAAGGGGTGTACGTCCTCGATTATGAAGGGCTCGTTTCGCGGCATGGGAAAGATGCCTGGAAAGACGAGCAGAAGTGGGCCGCGGTCAGGCTGCCGATCTCCGCGGGCCAGCTGGTTCACCTGGCCGAGGCATGGCGAAGCTTCCTCCTCCCCCTGGCGGGGAAAACCGCCAAGTGTGCGGTGGTGGATCTCGACAACACCATGTGGGGAGGGGTCATCGGCGAGGACGGGATGACAGGGATCCAGCTCGGCTCCGAAGGAGCGGGAGCGCCCTACCTGGCCTTCCAGAAGGCGTTGCTGAGCCTGTACCGCCGCGGAATCCTCCTGGCGGTCTGCAGCAAGAACAACGAGGCCGATGCGCTGGAAGCCCTGACGAAGCACGAGGGCATGGCCATTCGTCCCGATCAATTCGCGGCCATGCGCCTCAACTGGCGGCCCAAGTCGGAAAACCTGAAAGAGATCGCCGATGAGCTGGGTATCGGCCTCGACTCCCTTTGCTTGATCGATGACAACCCGGTGGAGCGGCAGCAGGTCCGCTCGGCGCTGCCGGAGCTCAAGGTACTCGAGCTTCCCGAGCAGCCCTGGTCGCGAGTCGCGGCATTGATGGACTACCCGGCCTTCCAGCGGGTCCGCCTGACCGCGGAGGACGCCGAGCGAGGCAAGCTCTACGCCGCCCGGCGCGAATCGCGGCAGCTGGAGAGTGGTGTCGCGACCCGGGAGGACTTCTATCGCTCCCTCGAGCAGGTGGCCACCATCCGTCGGCTGGATGCCGACACCCTGGCACGCGTCGGCCAGCTGATCAACAAAACCAATCAGTTCAACCTGACGACCCGCAGGTATTCCGAGCAGGAAATCGCCGACCTGGCGCTCCGTCCCGGGTACCGGATTCTGTCGATCCAGGTGGCCGATCGGTTCGCCGACAACGGGATCGTCGGGGTCGGTATCCTCCATTGTGTGGGCCCGGTGTGCGAGATCGACACGTTTCTCCTGAGCTGTCGCGTGATCAATCGCACGGTGGAAACAGCCTTCCTGTCCCACCTGATGAATCTGGCGCGCACCGAGGGGGCGCGGCATATGCAGGGCTGGTTCATTCCCACCAAGAAGAATCCGCCGGCAGCCCGCTTTTACGCCGAGCACGGCTTCGAGGAAGTCGAGAAAGAGGGGGACAGGACGTTGTGGCGGTTCGATTTGGAAAGGAGTGACGTGAAGCTGCCGGAATGGTTTCAGCTCAAGATCGTCGGCGAGCCGGCCAATGTCTAG
- a CDS encoding class I SAM-dependent methyltransferase, giving the protein MNSTDPFVKFKEAQREGWAFFAPLQEATTRPAAALVKFAGVRSGDAVLDLACGTGPVAVTAARAGAQVRALDLTPALLEHARHNASLAGVSIEFTEGDAEALPYPDASFDVVLSQFGHMFAPRPEVAVAGMLRVLKPGGRIAFSTWPPDLFTGRIFELVGKYLPPPAGAAPPQQWGDPNVVRARLGDAVSDLQFTVGVLYKPGLSVHHLRQFMEETAGPLVKLVKSLQGEPEKLAAYRREMEALIADFYTDNALTQHFLMSRATKSSKS; this is encoded by the coding sequence ATGAACAGCACGGATCCATTCGTCAAGTTCAAGGAAGCGCAGCGTGAGGGTTGGGCATTTTTCGCGCCTCTGCAGGAGGCGACCACGCGGCCCGCGGCAGCGCTGGTGAAATTCGCCGGCGTGCGGTCCGGCGATGCGGTTCTCGATCTCGCATGCGGCACGGGACCGGTGGCGGTCACCGCCGCCCGCGCCGGCGCGCAGGTGCGCGCTCTCGATCTGACACCCGCATTGCTCGAGCATGCGCGGCACAACGCCTCGCTCGCGGGGGTGAGCATCGAGTTCACCGAAGGCGATGCCGAGGCCCTGCCTTACCCCGACGCTTCGTTCGATGTCGTCCTCAGCCAGTTCGGCCACATGTTCGCGCCGCGGCCCGAGGTGGCGGTGGCCGGCATGCTGCGCGTCCTCAAGCCGGGTGGGCGGATCGCCTTTTCCACCTGGCCTCCCGACCTGTTCACCGGGCGCATCTTCGAGCTGGTCGGCAAGTACCTGCCGCCGCCCGCCGGCGCGGCGCCGCCCCAGCAGTGGGGCGATCCCAACGTCGTGCGCGCCCGCCTGGGCGACGCGGTGAGCGATTTGCAATTCACGGTGGGCGTGCTCTACAAGCCGGGGCTGAGCGTTCACCACCTGCGCCAGTTCATGGAAGAAACCGCCGGGCCGCTGGTCAAACTGGTCAAGTCGCTGCAGGGCGAGCCCGAGAAGCTGGCTGCCTACCGCCGCGAAATGGAGGCGCTCATCGCTGACTTCTATACCGACAACGCCCTGACCCAGCACTTCCTCATGAGCCGCGCGACCAAGAGCTCCAAGTCCTGA
- a CDS encoding class I SAM-dependent methyltransferase, with product MAFTRLGEHVTPVQLRTLNACINYLETGRWLKAKGFSARPRYSGRELLYAALAERIGGERILYLEFGVWQGASLRVWSRLLQNPLASLHGFDSFQGLPEDWDTTRPKGTFSVQLPPRFDDQRIALHVGLFEDTLPDFILPEHERLVLHLDADLYSSTIYVLRHLGDAIRPGTILIFDEFCDRLHELRAFNEFLDAARMRFAFLGGTRNLEQVAFERLA from the coding sequence ATGGCGTTCACCCGACTGGGGGAGCACGTCACGCCCGTTCAGCTGCGAACGCTGAATGCCTGCATCAACTACCTGGAAACCGGTCGATGGCTCAAGGCGAAGGGTTTTTCCGCGCGACCCCGGTACTCGGGTCGGGAGCTGCTCTATGCGGCGCTCGCCGAGCGGATCGGAGGAGAAAGAATCCTGTATCTGGAATTCGGCGTCTGGCAGGGAGCGTCGCTACGGGTCTGGAGCAGGCTGCTGCAAAACCCGCTTGCTTCGCTGCACGGCTTCGACAGCTTCCAGGGGCTGCCGGAGGATTGGGACACGACGCGGCCGAAAGGGACTTTCTCGGTCCAGCTGCCGCCCCGGTTCGACGACCAGCGCATCGCTCTGCACGTCGGCCTGTTCGAGGATACGTTGCCGGACTTCATCCTTCCGGAGCACGAGCGTCTGGTGCTCCACCTGGATGCTGACCTCTATTCCTCGACCATCTATGTCCTGCGCCATCTGGGGGATGCCATCCGTCCAGGAACCATCCTGATATTCGACGAGTTCTGCGACCGGTTGCATGAATTGCGGGCTTTCAATGAGTTCCTCGATGCGGCCCGAATGCGATTCGCCTTTCTCGGTGGCACCAGGAATCTCGAGCAGGTGGCCTTCGAGCGGCTGGCCTGA
- a CDS encoding acyl carrier protein, producing MSSRLDEILTLAADLFQVPRSRVAAASSPDTVDGWDSVQHLNLVMAIEARFSVVFEPDEIAAMSDLGAVARILQRKLEGQGSKSVSSP from the coding sequence ATGTCTAGCCGCCTGGATGAAATCCTGACTCTGGCGGCCGACCTGTTCCAGGTCCCGCGCAGCCGGGTCGCGGCCGCCTCCTCACCCGATACGGTGGATGGCTGGGACTCGGTGCAGCATCTCAATCTGGTCATGGCCATCGAGGCCCGGTTCTCGGTGGTGTTCGAGCCGGATGAGATTGCCGCGATGTCGGACCTCGGGGCGGTGGCCCGAATCCTGCAACGGAAGCTGGAAGGTCAGGGCTCGAAATCGGTGAGTTCCCCTTGA